One Falco peregrinus isolate bFalPer1 chromosome 10, bFalPer1.pri, whole genome shotgun sequence genomic window, TGGGGACCTTGAGTTATGCTTCTGGCATTAATAATTGTAATGGACTATAACTGCTTGAAGGAATTGTGAATATTGACATAAGTCTCCAAATTctattcttaaattattttcatttttaaatgaatagaCACAATCTTCCTCATTGTACGtgagatgtattttctttcttgggaGTCAGAGGACAAATCTGCCTTGTCCCCCACCCGTCTCCCTCcaaataaaattcattattcATACCCAAACAGTGGTGAGTCTATTGGAATTAACcttgacaaaaatgttttccttaccTTTCCAATGAATAGCATGGATAAGACGGAGTACCATCTCCTGCGTGGAGCCAGAAAAGACAGTATTAGATGATGAACTTTCTCCTTTACTCTCCAGTCAGTCTGTGATTTAAATTGAGACATTAAAAAGATTATCTCCAGTAACTGCTGCTGGTCCAGGAAACCTGAGCTGTATGGAggttcctccttcccttcctccccctcacCCCTCACTCATCCAAAGTAAATGACTTTCTCAGGAAAATAAGCAGTCAgagattccccccccccccatgtccTGGGAAATGAATGTGTCTCTTGTCAGTTTTTATTTCCGTTATTTCACAGTATCTGTTTGTTTTAGAAGTGCCTTGTGTTTGCTAAAGATTGGTCGAGAGCACTGGAGGAGCTGATCAGTGGCCTTTCTCtttctggcttttgttttgtttttttgtttttttttttttctttctttctttccttaaagCTAAGGTGTGCCAGAGGTGATGCACTGATGCTGAGGCGGCATCAACAGCTATGGGACTGTAATCCTCTCAAATGTAAGCACTGGCAGTGTCTACAAAGAGAGCTCGTGAGACGCTGAAGCAGAGTTTAGCTGCTGTTAAGCAGGTCATCTGCTCACTAAGGCTCAGATTGCAGTGTTCCCTAATCACAAAACATGAACCAGTCCCGATGGATTGAATGGAGGACTCTGAATATGAGCAGTAGTGTTATGAACGTATCTGAGCATCTCTCCTGCCCTCTTGGATTTGGTCACTACAATGCAGTTGACATCTGTATCCTTGAGACAGTTGTTATTGTCTTgctaacatttttaattattgcgGGTAACTTAACTGTGatatttgtttttcactgtgCTCCACTTCTGCATCATTATACCACCAGCTATTTTATTCAGACCATGGCCTATGCTGATCTTTTTGTTGGAGTTAGCTGCTTGGTTCCTACTTTGTCACTGCTCCACTACTCGACAGGTGTCCACGAGTCCTTGACTTGTCAAGTTTTTGGATATATCATCTCTGTGCTAAAAAGCGTATCTATGGCATGTCTTGCTTGCATCAGTGTGGATCGCTATCTCGCTATAACAAAGCCTCTCTCCTATAATCAACTGGTCACACCTTGTCGCTTGAGAATCTGCATCATCTTGATCTGGATATACTCTTGTCTGATCttcttgccttccttttttGGTTGGGGAAAACCTGGTTACCATGGAGATATTTTTGAATGGTGTGCTACCTCCTGGCTAACTAATGCCTATTTTACTGGCTTTATCGTGTGCTTACTATatgctcctgctgcctttgtcATATGTTTCACGTATTTCCACATCTTTAAAATTTGCCGGCAGCACACCAAAGAGATAAATGATCGGAGAGCTCGATTTCCTAGCCACGAAGTGGATGCTGCTGGGGAGACTGGGCACAGCCCTGATCGCCGCTATGCCATGGTTTTGTTTCGGATAACCAGTGTGTTCTACATGCTGTGGCTCCCTTATATCATATACTTTCTGCTGGAGAGCTCTAGGGTGCTGGAAAACCCAGCACTTTCCTTCTTAACGACATGGCTTGCTATAAGCAATAGTTTCTGCAACTGTGTGATATATAGCCTCTCCAACAGTGTTTTCAGGCTGGGACTGCGGAGACTGTCAGAGACAATATGTTCATCTTGTATGTGTTTAAAAGACAGGGATGCACGGGACCCTAAACCGAGAAAACGGGCTAATTCCTGCtccatttaaagaaaactggCTCACGTAATCAAACGCGGAGTTTCGATAGTATTTGCTGTATCTGGAAGCTTGCCAGAAGAGAAATGTTTACCTGAATAGCTTGCTATGATGTTAGAGTGAGTTTAAAAGTGATTGTGGAAAAGGCAAAGGCTGCTGTAAGAGGGGTCACTGAACCTGAATATAGCTCTTGTGAAATTGTGAGGAGAGCAATTCAACAGAGACGCTGAAGAAAGTCAGAACTAAAAATCTTCCAAAGGGCATGAAATAACTACCACATCAGAGGTGGTTcctcataaaataaataagttaGTTACTACCTTACATTTTTCCCCTTGTAGAAAAGTTGTCTTACTATCTTTGTGTCGGAATATACTGTAGCCTtctgaatttaaatatatttaagaggAAACAATCAACAACAAAGTGGCTATCCGTAAATTATATACCTGAGGACTATAGTAGATATTGCAGATTAACAGTCAGCTCTGTCTCTGCTCACATCTTGTACAATTTTCAGTTGTACAAACAATTTGCAATGCATAAAACTTACACTGGGCATGACGCTTTTGGATAAAACGGCACATTTTGGTACAACTTTCATGGGAGCTCTGCCTctcatttcccctttttttttccatgctatGCATCCCTAGATCCCATCATGTCCAAGTGGTTTAGTCTGAGGGCACCTACGAGGTAAACTGAGTTTCACACCGTTCTTCCTGCAGAAAGCAATAGCCCTTCCTGGCTGGCTGAGTGACTGCAGCTGCCCACATACAATGACTTCTTCACTCTCTCATTCTCTTGATCCTGTTAAATTAGCACACAGTATCGATGTAGTGTCCTTTAGGGTGTACTGAAGCTTTTCCTTTATTGGCTACACAGATAATCCTAATGCAAATATGATAATTGCGCACAGCAGTGTGCCTCACTgcttagaaaattaaaactaacCAACCCTTATCTTTGGGAGGTCTAAATAGCTTACTGTTGTAGCTGTCAATCCGTTGTGTGAACCTAGCTTGCacataactgtattttttttagagaaaacgTAAATCGTGGTCTGTGCCTAATATTTTCATAGCACATGGAATAGGTCAATGctacaggattaaaaaaattacacttgcTTTAAGAGAAATACTTCTGTGCTGTTTGTTAGACAAGTGTTCTTGGAGGAGGTGAACAAGACAGTTTAGTATTAAATGCAGGCAAAGAgcttcagtatttccttttgtACTGAACTGATTTTCAGGTCCACTgatgaaatctttttttattttgcaagggTGCACATTAGGTTTATGTAGTAAATTGCCAGGGGTTCAGATGCATGCcaatcaataaaatatttaaattactattttgaACCAAATGTAAGTTTCTTAGATGGTtattggcttttaaaaaaggccCAATTATTGGTTATTGGTGCCTTGTAACACTGCACTATCAGTCCTTCTTTCACCAAAATGCGTATGTAAAGATCATGCCGATTACTTTTTGTAACGGAAGCTAACCACGCTTGGACACTTGTGGTTTGACTATAGATCTCCTTTAATTATGTATTCTTTGTTCTGTTGAGGTGGTTCTGAACCCCTGTACGTTTTTTAAACCTGTAAGAAAGTTAAAACAATGGAATAAAGTAGTATTATGTATATCAAAACCAACTTTGGCGTTAGTTCCCTGATGTTATGCTCTGTTCTCTGTGAAAGTTCTTTTGGGTTAGGACTCAAGAGCGAACGATTTAAAATCCAAACCTCAAAGCTGCTTACTGGCCATCTTAAACGTTTATATACTGGTTTCTAGCACTGTACAGTCTTTAAAGCAGATTGAAATATGACTTGAAACATTCCTCTAGCTAAGCTGAGCTGTTGCTGACAGTTAGCCCCGATAGATATGGAAAACTGAGCAGTATTCTTTGCACGTATCTTGTAATGCTCCATGTCTACAGGAATGTGGCTGCTGCCTTCTTTTGAAAAGTTGCTGTTTATTTCAGAAGGCTCTTTTCGGCTGACTGCTGCTCTATAAGGTTGCGTAACACTGTCTCTTCTTACAGACATGACTTGGATTCATTTCGTTTTGTCACTATTTTGTCATTGTTTCCTGCTTAGTAGGTCCTCAGCGTGCAAGACTTAGACAAGGAGCAATGAACTATCTCATTTCTCCCAACTCACAGGGCTGGTTTCATACCAATGAAGTAGTTTTATATCTGTgctccagagctggctgctcactgcttctgggttttgttggCATTCCTGCTAACAAGTTTCTATGGGACCTCCTGAAATTCAAGAAAATTCTTGAATTTGTGAATTTGAATTCTAGAAGATGCTTGAAGTTGAActaatgttttattaaacaCAGCCTGGAGGCAGTAGATGCATTGTTAGTATGGTACTGTAATTACAAATACGTAGAATTACACAGGCTAACTCATTTGTATTGGTAGTGCCTTAGTTGAACCTTGCTTATATAACCTCAGCAAACGGAGCTGATGTCCAGCACCTTGAAGCTTTATTGCCTGCACACGGTAGGTCAGAAGGAGAGCTGCTTCAGAGGCTGCAGCACAAAGTTTACTCGCCAGCCCACTGGCTTCTTGCCCTAAAGGGCAGAGTTAGCAATATGTTTCTCTCTACCATTGTGTTGAGCTTGTGGAGTTGTCAGGCAGAACTGAAGATTTCCCTTTTCCTCAGGCTGTCGTTGGAGGGAGAGAACATAGTAGAAATCCAATACCCTGCCATCATATCCTAGgttctttgtcctttttttttgttttgtttcttgttttgtttcttaagcaTTGGCTTAGCATTGTTGGTGCAAGAATGCTAATTTGCTTGTCTGGACCCTGAATTTCAGTTCCTGTAAAGTCCCATTTCAGCCTATTCTCTGTAAATCTGTGTCTCCTGCTGTCCTGGAATCTGTCAAATTAAACATCCTCAGCAGAGttaaatactgcatttcttcttgctgtttccCAGACGACAGGATCTGACCTGGTGGTCAGTcacatgaatttttaaatttagtaagagtgtttcattttttttgaaagtgttttctaAACTCgtgatttaaaattttgtttcagggAGGTTTGTTATTGTTTTACTGATGCTGTCTGAGGATTCCAGCTGGTGCTAAATTATCTTCCAAAATTATGACTGAATGTTTAATGGATTAAAATCTCCAATAGAAATTCCAGTCACCCAGTATGtcatttctgattttcattctGTCATTACATAAAGTCTCATGTTCTTGTATGAAAATCTGATTAACGAATGAGACTTTTAAAGCTGGCATCTGGACTACATATCCCAATTTCATGTGTCTAAAGATCTTTATGATTTATGAAATACCTTGTAAGTAGGTGACCAGACACTAACTAAAGAAATCAATGTGAAAAAATCATTGTTGATAATACAGTTAATAATAAAATCTCTCCATATACAGATATATTGAAGGAGTTGCTAAAACTTTaggttctttaaaaaaaaaaaaaaagtagtgataAGATTATgctaaatattaaataaaaagcgTAAAGTGAAGAGATATGCCTAATAGGTtagcaaaacaacaacaactatATATAAAGAGCTCCTTTGTCTGGTAGGTTATGTTGTGCcattacatttcttttgaatACTTGTGCTTGTACTGTAACAGAGGCTATGTCAAGGTTGATTGCCTTACTGTTTTTGGAACCTCATGTCTTCAGCctaaggaaaaagtaaaaaacctgTGTAATGGCAGCAAAAGCACTAccaggaaagtaattttttcataACCAAATTCTGTGTGCttccttattttctgtgaatttctCCTTAACATAACTGTTCtttaaagggaaggaaaactgtAGTGATGAAAAGTACAATGCCGTCTTTGTAAAGTTTACTTATTGTCTAATAGTAAGatattccccccccccacctgccctgttTCTGCTTAAGAATCTGTTTTGTAATTGTACTTGGTAAAGCGTGAGGTATCAGGctaggtttggttttgtgcagAATCTTTGTGCTTCCTCCACTGAAAAGTTTgcagtgttttgctttattGAGCCACCTTTCATAGATAGAGTTAATgaggactttttaaaaatagcctttatattgtttttatgattatttttaattagtgtTTGATGACCGAATATCCATAAGCACGCTTAGTTTTCACACTcagcaaaaataataacatgACCATTTTAAGGTAAAATAACTTACCAGTCAATATTAGAAATTGAGGATTGAGAAAAATGTATCAACGTAATGATTAGTTATTTCATTAGCTATGTTATATTGTGTATGAAAAATTAAGTTAGACTATAAACAAAAGATAGTTGCAACAGGATATCGAGTTGATGGGAAATGCATCAGTTGTAAGACCATCTCACAGCTGGTTCTCAACAGGAATCTCTTTTATCTTTCCATACTGCAGTTGTAGCCAAACAAATATATCAATTTgtaagatttttgtttgcttgttttttaatgttggtGTTTGAATGCTGAGGATCTGTGTCTCTCAACCCAAGCTGCTGCTTGTGGTGGGAATGTTGCTTTATCAGACCTGAAGCTCGTTTGCCACGTGCCTGGCAACATGCTGGTCCTGGCGCTGGCTTTGCCAGGAGCAGTGCCAAAGGTTGGGAAGGCCAGCAGCGCTGGGGGGGGAAGAATGTCAGTGAAGGTGGCAGTGGCCTCCCCAGCCATCCTCCAGGATCAGCTGATTTGCAGACCTTTCAGTTTTATTGTCACTGTCACCAAAA contains:
- the GPR52 gene encoding G-protein coupled receptor 52, coding for MNQSRWIEWRTLNMSSSVMNVSEHLSCPLGFGHYNAVDICILETVVIVLLTFLIIAGNLTVIFVFHCAPLLHHYTTSYFIQTMAYADLFVGVSCLVPTLSLLHYSTGVHESLTCQVFGYIISVLKSVSMACLACISVDRYLAITKPLSYNQLVTPCRLRICIILIWIYSCLIFLPSFFGWGKPGYHGDIFEWCATSWLTNAYFTGFIVCLLYAPAAFVICFTYFHIFKICRQHTKEINDRRARFPSHEVDAAGETGHSPDRRYAMVLFRITSVFYMLWLPYIIYFLLESSRVLENPALSFLTTWLAISNSFCNCVIYSLSNSVFRLGLRRLSETICSSCMCLKDRDARDPKPRKRANSCSI